In Paenibacillus algicola, a genomic segment contains:
- a CDS encoding helix-turn-helix transcriptional regulator, which yields MTDRLIRLMKIITLVQARPGILARELAERCGTSERTIYRDMDALSSMHIPIMHMGRGKGYTFIGHFAMYPIGLTEEEAQALFKSLPLLDELKPRLPEAFETAYEKVLAAVYKQSTEKMEIYGERDEEPDADQ from the coding sequence ATGACAGACCGACTGATCCGACTCATGAAAATCATTACGCTTGTCCAGGCAAGGCCGGGCATACTGGCCCGGGAGCTTGCTGAACGCTGTGGAACCAGCGAAAGAACGATCTACAGGGACATGGATGCTCTGAGTAGTATGCATATACCGATCATGCACATGGGACGGGGAAAGGGATATACCTTTATCGGGCATTTTGCGATGTATCCAATAGGCTTGACAGAGGAAGAGGCTCAGGCGCTTTTCAAGAGCCTGCCTCTGCTCGATGAGCTGAAGCCTCGGCTGCCGGAGGCTTTTGAAACTGCTTATGAGAAGGTACTGGCTGCGGTTTATAAGCAAAGCACAGAGAAAATGGAGATCTACGGAGAACGGGATGAAGAACCGGATGCCGATCAATAA
- a CDS encoding YheC/YheD family endospore coat-associated protein — protein sequence MKPQYVGILLNSSAYLGIPEGSTGTESIPCYEEAAADLGLIPCFFRITDIALDTRTVLAWTPGHSGYVQTTVPLPKVIHNRSILQRPTHKKIIEHLITSGIYVFNAYNRYGKDLVHHMLAEQPETLSLLPHTAPARPSSIALMLKKHRDVIVKPCSGSVGLGIMRLQRGRQHDRFTYSTSSPSAAAWRSAPARHGRLPALLRRRISRQPFLVQERIPLARYGGNPYDIRITVQRGAQGTWEVTGMFARTTPQGTFVSNIAQGGIPLPIEGVLRDSFPAIPACQLVERLEHFGLRIAAALSRHMLYAADFGIDAGLTSDGRLFFIECNGRDQRYGFQKAGMTEVWKETYRKPMAFARYLLKHRAWPEDDFR from the coding sequence ATGAAGCCGCAATATGTCGGTATACTGCTCAACAGCTCAGCGTATCTCGGAATTCCGGAAGGGTCTACAGGGACGGAATCTATCCCCTGCTACGAAGAAGCGGCCGCAGACCTGGGTCTTATCCCGTGCTTTTTCCGGATTACGGACATTGCGCTGGACACGCGAACCGTACTTGCCTGGACGCCTGGTCATTCAGGCTATGTACAGACAACCGTTCCGCTGCCGAAAGTGATTCACAACCGATCTATACTGCAGCGGCCAACCCATAAAAAAATCATTGAGCACTTGATCACGTCAGGCATCTATGTCTTTAACGCCTATAATCGCTATGGAAAGGATCTTGTGCATCACATGCTGGCAGAGCAGCCGGAAACCCTGTCCTTGCTGCCCCATACAGCCCCTGCCCGCCCTAGCTCCATTGCGCTAATGTTGAAGAAGCACCGCGATGTGATTGTAAAGCCCTGCAGCGGCAGCGTCGGACTTGGCATTATGCGGCTGCAGCGCGGCCGGCAGCATGACCGGTTTACCTATTCCACGTCCTCGCCGTCTGCAGCCGCTTGGCGTAGCGCCCCTGCCCGGCATGGACGCCTTCCAGCCCTGCTGCGCCGCCGAATTTCCCGGCAGCCCTTTCTCGTCCAGGAACGCATTCCGCTGGCAAGGTACGGCGGCAATCCCTATGACATCCGGATTACGGTTCAGCGGGGGGCGCAGGGGACCTGGGAGGTCACCGGCATGTTCGCCAGAACTACACCGCAAGGAACCTTTGTCTCAAACATTGCCCAAGGGGGCATTCCGCTTCCTATAGAAGGAGTGCTTAGAGATTCGTTCCCTGCCATTCCCGCCTGCCAGCTGGTGGAGCGGCTGGAGCACTTCGGTCTCCGGATTGCCGCAGCGCTGTCGCGCCATATGCTATACGCCGCCGATTTTGGCATTGACGCAGGCCTTACGTCCGACGGACGCCTATTCTTTATAGAATGCAACGGCAGGGATCAGCGTTACGGATTTCAAAAAGCCGGAATGACTGAGGTATGGAAGGAGACCTACCGCAAGCCGATGGCCTTTGCCCGCTATCTGCTGAAGCACAGGGCATGGCCGGAAGATGATTTCCGCTAA
- a CDS encoding glycosyltransferase family 4 protein, whose translation MRKVAVITPGSFVIPSARSSSVERVIEQVVPLARQDLDIRIYGTGGRGLSLKGYVHGVPCIRLPAASYHKSLVRGLTSWRPEVVEVNNRPFILQKLKARLPGVKMVLNLHSNTFIRPPSLKPGQFEAALGQADCIIVNSRYLKQFIEAGFRRMPPEIIVNHLGVRPEDFTPRFTPAVEALRGLQLAQRGWEGKKILLFVGRLIPEKGVHHIIEALPGIIAVHPDVHVLIIGSAGYSSDRETAYVRRLKQIARPVAPWITFQPYVPFPALVHWYTLGDVMVVPSSTREAFGLVNVEAMATALPIVAAAAGGIPEVVEDGVSGLLVPPESLPWGLVAPINRLLGDESLRASMGAAGLARCHRQFRWDLTAARWAQLMQRV comes from the coding sequence ATGAGAAAAGTCGCGGTCATTACACCGGGTTCCTTCGTCATTCCTTCAGCAAGAAGCAGCTCGGTGGAACGGGTTATTGAACAGGTGGTTCCGCTTGCCCGTCAGGACCTGGACATCCGTATCTATGGAACCGGAGGAAGAGGGCTTTCCTTAAAAGGATACGTGCATGGAGTTCCTTGCATCCGGCTGCCGGCTGCTTCCTATCATAAATCCTTGGTTCGAGGCCTGACGTCCTGGAGGCCAGAGGTGGTGGAGGTCAACAATCGCCCCTTTATACTACAGAAGCTGAAGGCCAGGCTTCCGGGTGTCAAGATGGTCCTGAATCTCCATTCCAACACCTTCATTCGCCCCCCCAGCCTGAAGCCGGGGCAGTTCGAGGCTGCACTGGGTCAAGCGGACTGCATTATCGTGAACAGCCGATATCTCAAACAGTTTATTGAAGCCGGTTTTAGGCGAATGCCGCCGGAAATTATAGTCAATCACCTTGGCGTCAGGCCAGAGGACTTCACGCCGCGGTTTACGCCGGCGGTTGAAGCGCTGCGAGGTCTGCAGCTGGCGCAGCGGGGCTGGGAGGGAAAGAAGATTCTTCTCTTTGTCGGGCGACTGATTCCGGAGAAGGGCGTTCATCATATTATCGAGGCCCTGCCGGGCATTATTGCGGTGCATCCGGATGTACATGTCCTCATTATCGGCAGTGCAGGCTATAGCTCCGACCGCGAAACCGCTTATGTACGGAGGCTGAAGCAGATCGCACGGCCTGTGGCTCCCTGGATCACATTTCAGCCCTATGTTCCGTTTCCGGCTCTGGTTCATTGGTACACCCTGGGTGACGTAATGGTGGTCCCCTCCTCTACCCGGGAAGCCTTTGGTCTGGTTAATGTGGAGGCTATGGCAACAGCTCTCCCGATTGTAGCGGCGGCGGCCGGAGGTATACCTGAGGTTGTAGAGGACGGCGTCAGCGGGCTGCTGGTTCCGCCCGAGAGCCTGCCCTGGGGGCTTGTAGCTCCAATCAACCGGCTTCTGGGCGATGAGTCACTGCGGGCAAGTATGGGAGCAGCAGGGCTTGCGCGTTGCCATCGCCAATTCCGCTGGGATCTGACGGCCGCACGCTGGGCGCAGCTGATGCAGCGGGTATAG
- a CDS encoding glycosyltransferase family 2 protein: MVKRWGSRKAPLQLWHKKDDTVAAQRPYVSVIIPAMNESATIARVIREAAKVHRDTEIIVVANGCSDHTARIARASGARVLTFRTPLGHDVGRSVGAGAARGEVLLFIDGDMVIPSRDLRRFVEAVTTGVDVALNDYEGPVERQPVHRVILAKHVLNIALGRPELAGASMTAVPHALSRKALEIITAPALSVPPRAQAAAMMSGLQVQRVHRVEVGRMNPRRVQGRDPLEALVLSDHLEALQKLFRSKGCRGGFPVSLDAAAREEKARTEVVT, from the coding sequence ATGGTAAAGCGATGGGGAAGCCGCAAAGCGCCTCTGCAGCTTTGGCATAAGAAAGACGACACGGTTGCTGCTCAGAGGCCGTATGTATCGGTCATCATTCCAGCGATGAATGAGTCTGCGACCATTGCGAGAGTCATCAGGGAAGCTGCAAAGGTGCACCGTGACACAGAAATCATTGTGGTTGCCAACGGCTGCAGTGATCATACGGCGAGAATCGCCCGGGCGTCAGGGGCAAGGGTGCTGACGTTTCGAACCCCGCTGGGGCATGATGTAGGGCGAAGCGTCGGTGCGGGGGCTGCGCGGGGGGAGGTCCTGTTATTTATCGATGGAGATATGGTAATTCCGTCCCGGGATCTGCGCCGTTTCGTAGAGGCTGTCACTACCGGGGTGGATGTCGCCCTGAATGACTATGAGGGTCCGGTAGAGCGGCAGCCCGTGCACCGTGTCATTCTGGCAAAGCACGTGCTGAACATTGCACTGGGGCGGCCAGAGCTTGCCGGAGCTTCTATGACGGCGGTTCCGCATGCACTTAGCCGAAAAGCACTTGAAATCATTACCGCGCCAGCCCTTTCGGTGCCTCCCCGTGCCCAGGCTGCTGCCATGATGTCCGGGCTTCAGGTGCAGCGGGTGCACCGGGTTGAGGTTGGAAGAATGAACCCTCGGCGGGTTCAGGGCCGTGATCCGCTGGAAGCGCTCGTGCTGAGTGATCATCTGGAAGCCTTACAGAAACTCTTTCGGAGCAAGGGCTGCCGGGGAGGCTTTCCAGTTTCCTTAGATGCCGCCGCTAGAGAGGAAAAAGCCCGAACTGAGGTGGTCACATGA
- a CDS encoding glycosyltransferase family A protein: MKSRSHKRKSRLKRAAEMLHPSKGREARSRRSCARRRPPGKALKLPIEQRKLQEDRRVSAVVGVGNGMIYAPEVVESLLSMSLHEVIIVLDESQSQAFEHARSCKGAIVINQPDILSAGAAHVLGAEVSTGEIVMFMPGDRIVTEEELALYIEACSQGTDVVLQDLSGRLPAFKHQSREMRVRSFLNRIMGREDLNASSLTELPHALSRRAIQCMGSFRLATPAKAHGSALAGGLKIRAVSAAPLAPESTKESEKGMDMDMSESSLAEEILIGDYLEALGSMMERLGPSLTLAPPSRKVLAARRNRR; this comes from the coding sequence ATGAAATCCAGAAGCCACAAACGTAAATCGAGGTTGAAAAGAGCTGCTGAGATGCTGCATCCTTCGAAAGGAAGAGAGGCAAGGAGCAGAAGAAGCTGTGCTCGCAGGCGGCCGCCTGGCAAGGCGCTCAAGCTTCCTATAGAGCAGCGAAAGCTGCAGGAGGACCGCAGGGTCTCTGCCGTGGTGGGCGTAGGAAACGGAATGATTTACGCACCGGAAGTGGTGGAGAGCCTCCTCTCCATGTCACTGCATGAGGTCATTATTGTGCTGGACGAAAGTCAATCCCAAGCCTTCGAACACGCCCGTTCCTGTAAAGGGGCTATTGTGATTAATCAGCCGGACATCTTGTCTGCGGGGGCAGCACATGTCTTGGGTGCGGAGGTCAGCACAGGAGAGATTGTCATGTTCATGCCCGGAGATCGGATCGTGACGGAAGAGGAGCTGGCCCTTTATATAGAGGCCTGCAGCCAAGGTACGGATGTTGTGCTTCAGGATCTTTCCGGGCGGCTTCCGGCTTTCAAGCATCAAAGCCGGGAAATGCGTGTCCGAAGCTTTCTGAACCGGATCATGGGTCGGGAGGATCTGAATGCCAGCTCGCTTACTGAGCTGCCGCACGCGCTCAGCCGGCGGGCCATTCAGTGTATGGGAAGCTTCCGTCTCGCGACCCCGGCCAAGGCGCATGGATCGGCTTTGGCCGGGGGACTGAAGATCAGGGCTGTCAGCGCTGCCCCGCTGGCACCGGAGTCCACAAAAGAATCAGAGAAGGGCATGGACATGGACATGTCTGAGTCCTCCCTTGCAGAGGAGATCCTCATCGGTGACTATCTGGAGGCGCTGGGCAGCATGATGGAAAGACTCGGTCCGTCGCTAACCCTAGCGCCGCCTTCCCGCAAAGTGCTCGCCGCCAGGAGGAACCGCCGATGA
- a CDS encoding glycosyltransferase family 2 protein has product MSSITRLTSIIIPTFNGLELLRSCVEHIRTYTDTAYEIIVVDNGSRDGTCEYCLQEGLFLISLPQNLGFPAACNYGLRAARGDSLLLLNNDVLVSPRWLSLLTQALYSRPEYGIAGPVTNYASGIQQVKVSYKNREGFLVEAERHNRSNPARWREVQRIVGLCFLFKREVAQSIGLLDEGFSPGHYEDDDYCYRARKKGYRLILAGDVLVHHEGSASFRRRYPRGMRALIARNRKRFIQKWGCDPRTFIT; this is encoded by the coding sequence ATGAGCAGTATAACCCGCTTGACGAGCATAATTATTCCTACCTTCAATGGCCTGGAGCTGCTGCGCTCTTGTGTAGAGCATATTCGGACATATACCGACACAGCCTATGAGATCATTGTGGTTGACAATGGCTCCCGGGACGGCACCTGTGAATATTGCTTACAGGAGGGGCTCTTCCTGATCTCACTGCCGCAGAATCTGGGCTTCCCCGCCGCTTGCAATTATGGGCTGCGCGCTGCCCGGGGCGACTCGCTGCTGCTGCTCAATAACGACGTTCTTGTCTCCCCGCGCTGGCTGTCTCTGCTGACGCAGGCCTTATACAGCCGGCCCGAATATGGCATCGCCGGTCCGGTCACTAATTATGCGAGCGGCATCCAGCAGGTGAAGGTAAGCTATAAGAACCGCGAGGGCTTTCTTGTAGAGGCAGAGCGCCACAACCGGAGTAATCCCGCGCGGTGGCGCGAAGTGCAGCGGATTGTCGGATTATGCTTTTTGTTCAAACGGGAGGTTGCACAGAGCATTGGCCTGCTCGATGAAGGCTTCTCACCAGGCCATTATGAAGATGACGATTACTGCTACAGAGCGCGAAAGAAGGGCTACCGCCTGATTCTGGCCGGAGATGTTCTCGTGCATCATGAGGGAAGCGCCAGCTTTCGGCGGCGTTACCCCCGGGGAATGCGGGCTTTAATTGCCCGGAACCGGAAGCGGTTTATACAAAAATGGGGCTGTGATCCCCGCACATTCATAACCTGA